A single window of Micrococcaceae bacterium Sec5.1 DNA harbors:
- a CDS encoding TIGR01777 family oxidoreductase: MMERTVALAGATGFIGTYFRHRFVAEGWQVRTVGRDASTDAPWNDDGAIAKVLNGAELLVNLAGRSVNCRYNDRNRREIVDSRVLTTRVLGRAVARCAYPPGTWINASTGTIYRHAEDGPQSEASGELGSGFSVDVARAWEDELAAAHVPDTRKVALRIAIVLGPGGGVMTPLRNLARLGLGGRMGAGTQKFSWIHVEDLFRAVAFVHGQSALTGPVNAATPYAVDNRELMSLIRQSIGVPCGLPTPAWLLEAGAVLIRTQAELVLKSRWVEPRKLVDAGFTFSYPALGGALNAIAGGK, from the coding sequence TACCGGGTTCATCGGCACCTACTTCAGGCATCGTTTTGTTGCTGAGGGTTGGCAAGTTCGGACGGTCGGGCGGGATGCTTCAACTGATGCTCCATGGAACGACGACGGCGCCATCGCCAAGGTGCTGAACGGCGCCGAACTGCTGGTGAACCTCGCCGGACGATCCGTGAATTGCCGCTACAACGACCGGAACCGCCGGGAGATCGTGGACTCCCGGGTTTTGACAACTCGTGTCCTGGGCCGAGCCGTTGCTCGATGCGCCTACCCGCCTGGGACGTGGATCAACGCCAGCACTGGCACGATCTATCGGCATGCGGAGGACGGCCCACAATCTGAAGCATCGGGTGAGCTGGGCAGCGGGTTCTCTGTAGACGTGGCCCGTGCGTGGGAGGACGAGTTGGCTGCTGCGCATGTTCCGGATACCCGGAAGGTGGCGCTTCGCATTGCGATCGTTCTCGGTCCGGGCGGTGGCGTGATGACTCCTCTTCGAAATCTGGCCCGGCTTGGTTTAGGTGGGCGTATGGGGGCGGGCACGCAGAAGTTCAGCTGGATTCACGTGGAGGATCTGTTCCGCGCGGTGGCATTTGTCCACGGGCAGTCTGCACTTACTGGTCCAGTAAACGCAGCAACGCCATATGCCGTGGATAACCGCGAACTGATGTCGCTTATTCGGCAGAGTATAGGTGTCCCGTGTGGGCTCCCGACGCCAGCTTGGCTGCTCGAAGCCGGAGCTGTCCTCATCCGGACACAGGCGGAACTGGTGTTGAAGAGCCGGTGGGTCGAACCCCGGAAGTTAGTCGATGCGGGTTTCACTTTCTCCTATCCAGCTCTGGGCGGCGCGCTCAACGCGATCGCGGGGGGCAAGTGA